Sequence from the Mixophyes fleayi isolate aMixFle1 chromosome 4, aMixFle1.hap1, whole genome shotgun sequence genome:
GTCTAGAGAAGGTGTCTCCCTGGCTTCCACTGCTCGAAGACTGGCTGCTGGATGTCATGATCCTGGTGTGTGAGCGGGCATCTGATACTGGTGAGAAGCTGCTCCATCAGTTGTATGTTATATACTCTTATTACATTATTTCTCTTattaattctatatatatattattgtacccTTTACAGGGTCACTGGTACAGATTTAGGCTAGGGCAGAGGTAACGTCTGTCCTCGACCTTCAGCTGTAGGGGCCCCACCTTGACATAATCTGGCTCCTGTTTCTATAGGTGTCATATTTCATTATGTGCGAGTTTATTTATGATGCTGGAAGAGTTTCCATTTTGAGACATTGTAATCTAGATAATCTCAGGCTgatcccttccattgtaacatttcttaaaaatgAAATGCATAATTTGGTAATTGTTCCATTTGCCGTGCTAAAGTTGGTATTAATCCAGAATTTAGCATTGTGTGTGCTATTGCaggtaaaaatgtgttttctgcTTTATGTTTAACTCTCTTATTTCTTACTGTGAAGTTATGATTGTTATAAATCAAGTCAGGTTTTTAATTATTCACGTGTAATTGTCCAAGTCAACGATTCCTCAAAACAATGCCCTCTTTGCAGGTGTGAGCCGACAGACTGCACAGGAGTGGTGTATCCAGCATGGGTTTGAGTTGGTAGAGTTGAATCCTGAGGAGCTGCCTGATGAAGACGGTAAGTTGTGAAGTAAAATGAGCAATTTGCTATCAACCAGAGGAATGGTTCCTAAAGTGTTCTCCTCTGTGCAGATGATTTCCCAGAATCCACTGGCGTCACCCGTGTTATTCAGGCTCTAAATGCCAACGTGTGGTCCAATGTGGAAATGAAGAGTGGTGAGTGGCTGAGGGTTTTATCTGGTCTCACTGAGAAAGTGGTAACAGAGATTTTTGTTGGCTACTCCTTGGGAAAATATGAACAGACTTCTGCAAAATGCTATTTACTTGGCATCTGAGCCTTTACCCATCAGCCCCGTCGCTGAAATCATTGACTGAAACTGTGCGGCCATGTAACTACTATTCCCCAGAAGTCTGTTCTCCTGCATAGGAGCAGTTTTGGGCGGTGATGCGTGTAAAGGACAAACAGCACTGATTAGATGTTTGCTATAAAGACATCCATGCTTCAAATGTATGTAAACTTACATTCAATGTATCCGAGTTGTATAACACAATTGAGCTGTGCTCCAGAACCCCAGATTCTCCATATGTTTGTATTCCAGATGTGCATTCAACTTGCTGAGTGGTAACTGCGTATCCATGTTATTCCAGAACAATCCTATGGGATCTTCAGCTCATTGACATCCATGAACCACAGCCCAGAGAGCAGCGCAGATGCACAGGATAACGTGAGTGAGCGTCCTGCATCTGGGGTTATGAAGGGCAGATGTATATGGGACAAGGAAGTCATCTGGTCTAGTTCTGGATTTGTATAATTTCAAGCCTGTTTATTGCTTACATATCACAGCAGTTTATAAGACAGGTACATGttggttctccagctgttgtagaactacaagttccagcctcTGTATTTCCTTTCGTACTGTAGAGACAGGTGCCTTCCTCTGGTATAAGGTATTGTTGTGTGATAGCACACTATGTAGAGTCAGGTCTCTGATAAAGCAACAGCCCCACGCAGGGGAAACTAAATTGTCATGTTACAGGTATATAACAAAAACTGACACAGAACGAGAAAAGCAAATACTTTCCATAAGTATTTATCCAGCGCATTGTGGCTCatgtacatgaacctttcattAACTAAGCCAATCCACTTGGATATTTTTGGTTGCTTAGGAACCATTGATTTTCTGGCGATATTAATATCAGCCAGCATGAAAAGGTCAACAACAGTCTAATACAAATGTGCATTTTACCCTTTAAATCCACATTCTTGGATTCATTGGAGGTAGGTCCTCTCCCATTCTCACTACACAGCTCTTAACCTTCTTCTAAAATTCAGAAACTTTGGGACAGCCCCATATCAAGTTCCTAAAGGTACCTTGCTGGTCTCCACATTTAGGTTAAGTCTCGTCTCCCACCAAATTTAAATGCCCAGCCAGATGTTAACTATACCCTATGAATAAAGAAAGTTTGAATCTGTCTATATTTTGCAGACACAGTAACTTTGTATGCGCCTTTGAGTATTGTTCACAACAGTCAACCTTTCTATTAGTAATATGTAGATAACTGTTTTGTTAGACAGTTGACAATGTTTCTGCCACAGGTGGGGAAACCTTTTGATATAGGAGCAGGAACTAGGCCAGGGATGTTGGTACATCATGGCACAGGCTGGGCATCTATAGTGGCTGGATAATGAATTAGGAATTTTTTAGTTTCTTGTAAAACTTTACCATATGGTATGGCGTCCCATCTTGCAAGAACATTCCATCATTTCCTGGAAACCACTCTCTTATCTGGGGGGGGCTGACATGACTTTTAATAAGGTCAGAGTACTGCTCCTTTCTCATTGTGCCTTTAACAATGTGCAATCTCCCTGAGGTGCAAAAGTTAAAAAATTCCTAGTTCATTGTCCAACCACTGTATATGCTACTGCGAAGTAAATTCTGACCTGGCTCAACACGTCTTTTCGCCCTCAGGCAGCAAGACACCCTAATTACCTGTTTGGGGACTAGTGCTCTTTAATGTAGATGGACCTATAAAGTTAGGCTGCGACAATGCTCTGCTATGTGTAGAATGGCCACATTCCAGTGGTTGTAGGCTGATCCTTGTGTCATCATGTCACTGGCATAACCACCTTATTTCTATGTTTagtacagcagagagacagcaggTAAGTATATTTCCAGCTGGTTTAGTTAAGCTGAAAATGAAGGAGATGCCATTTAATATTGTGTCGCCTTAAGTGCAATAACACAATGGATTGCTACATTTCCATTAAATAACTGATGGTTCTGCATTTTTCTATACTTTGTGAAAGCacctgggtacacacctatacaatcatacttcagatgcaattttacGGACAATGATCGTACAGATTTGTGTGTACATACCtatatgatttaccttcagatctgtgatcatcatctctcataaccatctgctgaaaagattgtaactctgcacactctacagatagCTGCATacgctgctggttgtgagtgcatacacactaccaTATTtccacaacattgttccatcgtttatagaaaTTTTTATGAAGTTTatgaaaccaaatcaacagatgcaatgtgttttggtacgattaAACATGCTTGTGGGAGTACACAACATACTcgtgcaatatctgaccaaatggccGTGAATCGTGCAATCTGTGCGGTAACTGCATAGGTATTTAAAGGGCtaaaatgagtaaatgttgtAATTATCATACATGACTGCCATGTTATAGGCATATGATAACATATGAATCGTTGTTTATGATATCTGAAACTTCTGAAATTGCCAAGTGTCCTAATAAACCATACGTTTGGGCTaaacacctctctctctctctcaggtctcTGTGTCCAGTGGAGAATCCGCAGTACATCTCGGAGAGCAGGGGCGAGTTGGGGGCTCTGCCAGTCATTGTGATTCCCAGGTTGATACCATTGTAGGTGAGTCTACAGCCCGGATAATATATTAGTCTTTGTGCAGTTAAAGCATGTTCTGTGTTAACAGCATAAGCCCCAGCAGTAGATAAAAGTGGTGGtgggtttttttacttttttttttttttctttatttgtgaaAATTTCATTTCTGTTTATATGTCAAAAGAAGAAATAATCCAGGAAAGCATGAAAGATGGAAATGGCAAGAGACGGAACCCCCAATTTATGTGCATCCCCCAATCCCGGACCATAGAGAGATCTAGACTCCCacaaacatgaaaatatttaGTTTGCCCTTGGTAAAATGACACCTAGAGCTTTCCACTGTATTAAGCATTGTCTGTGCCCCAGCTTCTGGTTGACATAGTGATATATATCCACTGGTTAGAAATATGTAttagctgctagtaaaattgtGTAATCCGAAGCAGAAGCGACTGACTCCTAATTCTAGTCACTGCCCAGCTGGTAGATACATCAGTGTATGTATCTACCAGGGATGTTTCACATTTCTCTGCAGAATGACTCCTTGACGTTCTGCAGACAGGCTAACGCTCACCCAGCATCTTCTGCCCAATCATCAGCTGTCACAGCTCCAGTGCAAACACATAGGGAGGTAATGGATACTCTGTATGGTAACATTGCAGGAAGAGATAAAGAGGCTTTAGGCAGACAGGTGCAATCATCATTTTCCGCCCACATTCCCTAAAAAATAACTTGCGAAACTACTAGACTTGTTGTGAAGAGATAGGATGGCCAAGCTTTTTATCAATAAATATCCATATGTTTTGTGTCTGTTACTTCGGGTAACCTCTTTGTGTCTGGAAATGTCAGTTTGGCTGCACTAGTAAACAGATTAGTCCTGTGTTTCTCGCATAGGCCTCAGACACAAATTCCCATTGATCGCATGCTGTTTAATACTAGTCATTACTCACTGAGCACAATTTAACAAATAGATTATTAGAGCGCTAAGTCAAGTACTTCAGTGGtcctttttctttgtttgtttagtGCTATAATATGAATGATCTGGTGGGCGTAAAAACCACTAGAAATGCTTTACATGATTatataaacaaagaaagaaaTAGAATACAACATAAAGCTCCGAGCCAGCGTACACAATCACCTGGTCACAAGTATTGGTGTTGAGCTTTGTTTTCTTATGTCCTGTTTATGCCTTAACAGTTGCAATGATAAATTGGCACTATAAAAGACAAGCACAGTTATTGAACCTCACAATTGTAACTAACAAGTCCACCTATTGTCGTCTTCAGACCCAATGCTGGACCTAGACATCCGAGAACTGGCCAACCTCACTTCCGGAGAAGGAGACCTGGAGAACTATGGCCGACTTTTCTCCAAACTTCAGGAAATGAAAGGTGAGGACCTACATCAGACTGAAGGGTCTTCCATGTTGCACATTGCTGGTAGTATTATGTCATGTAataatcccccccctcccccagagctGCATTAATAAACCTGTTTACATGCAGTAGTGACTACTGCCAAGTGTGAGGCTTGCTCCTCTTGTGGCAAATACCTTTTGTTGACTTCCTTGCTTGTAATTAGAATCGGTCTGGTTGAAGTTCAGCACAGATGCGGGCTGTAATACAGGCTGGAAAATGGGTGTTTTGGGATGATTACTAGATGTGACTAATTTAATGCCAATTACACATGGACACACTTAATATGGTGGATATCCATATCGCCACATAAACTAATAATATGGCAGATATGCATTTCTCTTACAAAGTCCTAGGCTTTCCTTCCAGAACTTATACAtagaaggcctgattcattaaggaaagtaaagcaaaaaaatgagtaactttgcaccctggcaaaaccatattgcattggagggggtttattgttggggtagggcatgtcaagtgtttgtgtgctacatggaaaagcagccagtatttaacatgtgcaaaataataaactaatttgcaccctttgcattgtaacatggttttgccaaggttcaaagttactcattattttgctttcctttccttaatgaatcgggcccagagAAAATGGCTAATTTTGCCTATTTAAAGCCATAAATAAGAATCCTCCTGGGAATAACATCTATGAAAAACTGTTCTACAGGTATCTATAGAAAAGGCAGTGGTTGCCctcagtaaccaatcagattctaagggGCGTATttaattgtcagcgttaacgctgcaaaacgagcgctcgaaaaatattaccgtttatacgggcgcgaaaaccgttaatacggtagtttactcgcggaatttcagctcgcagctcagggagcagcgagctgaaattccgcgagtaattaccgtgttaacggtaagatttttagagcgctcgttttgcagcgttaacgctgacaattgaatacgcccttaACTGTCATTTTTCAAGTACGTTGTAAataatgaaagcaaacatttgattGGTCGTTATGGGCGACGCCACCTTTTCTCTACAATTAACTGCAAATCGGTTTTCCTAAATGTCCTCCATTATGTATTCATTCTACAACTActatccatgttttttttttctttctctcatcAGATAAAGCTGCCACTTTGCCACATGAACAAAGGAAATTGCATGCAGAAAAGGTAAATGATTGGCTGAAGCACACACGCGTATATCCCTGACTCTGTGCAGTGTTCTTTAATGTAACTATTAGAAGAGATAAAGCAGGTAATCTGAATATACCCAATGCCTTGAATTCCTTCAGGTTGCCAAAGCTTTCTGGATGGCCATTGGTGGAGATCGTGATGAAATTGAAGGTATTTCTACTGATGAGGAGAACTGATGGATGCACACTGCAGAGACCGCAGGCACTTACCTGGGGGATACAATCTTCTGTCGGACTTACAGTGCTGCTTCCCCATCTCTTCTGCCTACATTATCTGCATAGGTAGCTGCTCCGTCTACTACTCCATGTATGTTTGTCACTggtattacttgtgtatttatTAGAAAGCAACAAAtctaaataaactattttatattCACTTCAACATCAGTATCGCTTGTCTAAGGTAACGTAAATATGTCTGAATACATTCTCAGTAAAGATTAGTGCTCCGCTCACAGGGATCTCCAGTCTGTGTGTTTGGCATGGGAATGGTCCTAAAATAATCATTCCTGGGATCTGACAGCTCTCCAGTCAGAGTAAGTCTACCAGCTATGGTGGAAAGTTATATAGATTTCATTAAATCATAATTGTTCTATGTTCTAACATGGCTTCCTCTATCCCAGTCACTATGTAAGTCTTTCACTGTAAAACTTGGACAGCTCTACAATAGAACTATAGAGGAAAAATCTCTTGTCACAGAGTGTTTCTTCTCCATATGACAGGATAGCTCAGGTTTATGaggaaatacataaaaaaaaacatgctgtgaGTGCTGccatatttgtgtgtgtgatcATT
This genomic interval carries:
- the AAGAB gene encoding alpha- and gamma-adaptin-binding protein p34, with the protein product MASVPSVLLTSCAAGFKEEELVTQIIGADQLPAPLEGVEGVRQYPWRIDNKYYSANVNICIVPSTTHVTAQMSESVQAFIVFFDSTVKCGLEKVSPWLPLLEDWLLDVMILVCERASDTGVSRQTAQEWCIQHGFELVELNPEELPDEDDDFPESTGVTRVIQALNANVWSNVEMKSEQSYGIFSSLTSMNHSPESSADAQDNVSVSSGESAVHLGEQGRVGGSASHCDSQVDTIVDPMLDLDIRELANLTSGEGDLENYGRLFSKLQEMKDKAATLPHEQRKLHAEKVAKAFWMAIGGDRDEIEGISTDEEN